A stretch of the Bdellovibrio sp. 22V genome encodes the following:
- a CDS encoding undecaprenyl-diphosphate phosphatase: MSYLHAIILGIVEGITEFLPISSTGHMVIASSFMGIEDSAFTKAFEVIIQFGAILSVLVLYWKRFLPNWGFYKKLFVAFLPTGIIGFLAKDLVDQLLGSVQVVAWALIAGGLILVWSDKIFAHLTAMGRKTSDLSYADAAKLGMFQAIAMIPGVSRSGATIMGGLTLGMNKKEAAEFSFFLAVPTMAVATGYKLLKIYKTIEPSQIGLLAVGCLVAFIVAMIAIKFFIGVVARYGFRGFGYYRIVLGVILLIMIYSGRNLTLM; the protein is encoded by the coding sequence ATGAGTTATCTGCACGCTATCATTCTCGGCATCGTCGAAGGCATTACGGAATTTCTGCCGATCTCCTCCACAGGCCACATGGTTATTGCCAGCTCCTTTATGGGGATCGAAGACAGCGCTTTCACAAAAGCGTTTGAAGTGATCATTCAGTTCGGCGCGATTCTTTCCGTGCTTGTTCTGTATTGGAAACGTTTCCTTCCTAATTGGGGCTTCTATAAAAAATTGTTCGTGGCATTTCTCCCCACAGGCATCATCGGCTTCCTTGCCAAAGACCTTGTCGATCAACTTCTTGGCAGTGTGCAAGTTGTCGCTTGGGCGCTGATCGCAGGAGGTCTTATCCTGGTTTGGTCGGATAAGATTTTTGCGCATCTGACAGCGATGGGTCGCAAAACCAGCGACCTCTCTTATGCAGATGCGGCGAAACTGGGAATGTTTCAAGCCATCGCTATGATCCCCGGTGTGTCCAGATCCGGAGCCACCATCATGGGTGGATTGACACTTGGCATGAACAAAAAAGAGGCAGCTGAGTTTTCATTTTTTCTCGCTGTTCCCACGATGGCCGTCGCCACGGGTTATAAATTGTTAAAGATCTATAAGACCATCGAACCTTCGCAAATCGGTCTTCTTGCCGTGGGCTGTTTGGTGGCTTTCATCGTTGCGATGATCGCAATTAAATTTTTTATCGGCGTGGTGGCGCGCTACGGGTTCCGTGGATTTGGATATTATCGTATCGTCCTCGGCGTGATTCTTTTGATCATGATTTATTCAGGTCGCAACCTGACGTTGATGTAG